A region from the Paraburkholderia youngii genome encodes:
- a CDS encoding FKBP-type peptidyl-prolyl cis-trans isomerase, with protein MKIAKNTVVSVAYKLSDAQGNLIEESEEPMVYLHGGYDGTFPKIEEELDGHEAGFETQIQLEPQDAFGEYDPELVKIEPRDRFPEPLEVGMQFEGTPEDGDEEIDALVYVVTDVAEDKVVLDGNHPLAGMALRFALTVKDVRPATEDEIQHEHAHGADGLEVLDDDEDEDEEDNSKPTLH; from the coding sequence ATGAAAATCGCAAAGAACACCGTCGTGTCGGTCGCGTACAAGCTGTCGGATGCGCAAGGCAATCTGATCGAGGAAAGCGAAGAGCCGATGGTCTATCTTCACGGCGGCTATGATGGCACGTTCCCCAAGATCGAGGAAGAGCTCGACGGCCACGAGGCTGGCTTCGAAACCCAGATCCAGCTCGAACCGCAAGACGCGTTCGGCGAATACGATCCCGAGCTTGTGAAGATCGAGCCGCGCGATCGCTTCCCGGAACCTCTTGAAGTCGGCATGCAGTTCGAAGGCACCCCGGAAGATGGCGACGAGGAAATCGATGCGCTGGTCTACGTGGTGACCGACGTCGCCGAAGACAAGGTCGTGCTCGACGGCAACCATCCGCTCGCCGGCATGGCGCTGCGTTTCGCGTTGACCGTCAAGGACGTGCGTCCGGCAACTGAAGACGAAATCCAGCACGAACACGCGCATGGCGCGGACGGCCTCGAAGTCCTCGACGACGACGAAGACGAGGACGAAGAAGATAACTCAAAACCGACCCTGCACTGA